ttctgcccaatcacattttgaaactggttcattggttcacatttagcaACCGGGTTTTTGACAATTACCAAAGTATTAGAGATAgataaaataaacttgaaacaaaagttgtagggcgtaaaaaattgcacaattatGTCAAATCACAttctgaaaccggttcattatttTGCAACCAGTTTACAAAATGTACCcgaaaattgtagatagagaaaagcTTGAGACAAAAGTGGTAggtcgtgaaaaattacacatgtaagagggtaaaatgacttaaagcCGACTTAAAGCAGTGAAGGTAATTGTACCTAAGTGGCTGTTGTGTTGTTTCCTAGAAATATCCCTTAAAGCATTTCTTCTAAATACTTACCagaatacctcacatgctcggctagggcgtgagtaggaaaaGTTGCatttacactcttaacagatgttcacacacaccataaataacaaCATGGAAGACATACATGAAGAAATATTTATAATGTGCATGAGATTAACAACACTTTACATGAAGCTACCTAAATACATACTTTGATGTAGTAAGATAGATTAACATGACAAATGGTTCACACAATCACACTCGttgatgtactcgtatgtgttaACTAATGCACCTTTCGCACATTGGTGAGGTTTCATTCGCACATTAGTGAGGGGGTGGCACTAGGTACCTCTCGACGGATGTGTCCCGATAGTGTTCAATGACAACTTCTGGCCGATTGGTGTGAGTAGATCATCAATCCTTCTCACTAACTGTTCTTAATGATAAGTAAACTAATTAAAACTAAATGAAATATTAACACTAACACTTAACACGCGCGAGTAAAACTTATATactaaatgactgcattaaccgaTTAACAATGAATAACCTATCCGCGACGTCTCGGACAAGCTACTgacgttctgtactctcgtcgcttggctcgtacggctagctgacgagaatacaacgcagtgttgccgaCACgatgcagtgttaccatgtgggcgcgcactaaacataccacgtacggcatagtagtaaggtgcaccgggggaagttggaatttggggtaagttagaaaacttgctctagcacctagaggtttatatctggcgaagtgccactaaaggtgacttgagggtactacccctacttcatcacgacataaaaattttcgcgattcagtttcattttagatgtctttggttcaattgtattttgttgttgttttgaacttattttgaatttggtctaaaatacatactttctatttcttagtttttcgcatatagcggacgaaccgtgcgtcctagtgaaaatctgatgagagtgatctcaaagagaattaaattctctacaattttgtttttgtgcaatttttctaggacgctcggtttgtgatctacgcctctgcaaagtttagcctgttctgacttcccccaattggggtaagtcaggacagtttatattttattccactgagcgaaagctactgtgtcaatcgcgctcaaatttttaccataggttaagaacccttatgggaacctacataataaatttgatccatattggttcattagaaggggagtaacagctggtcaaagttgaaattgcgaaaaatcattctgacttgccccggtgcaccttatatcacatatgcccctctgaggtTTGCTCAATGGCGTAACCAGCGGAGAAAAGCACGGataaaaacatgatatactATGCATGTACGTGACAGCGGAGCTGTCCCACTGCCCCCCTGCGTTTCTTCGATGAGAATGGCAGAGGCATGCGGAAAATTGACTTAAATAAAGAAAAGAATACCACGTAATAGCCATCAAGGCCCAGCAAAAATATGTGGTAGGGGATGTACCGCtttaaatgaccaaaaattagtactcgaatttcaattttgtgcttGGTAGCTTGGCTGTGTGGACATATGTATAACACCTTATTGTGTTACTTCAACTTTTGGGCATCCGCTGCTCTGCAAGAAGCAGAGTTCATGCACGATTAGCGCAATAGTCACCGCTATTTTGCCAATGTGCAGACTGCAGCGATTCCTGCAATCCTCGTGGGATGCCTGTTGTTAGCATGTCCTTTCATACAGCATTACCCGTTTGAACATAGTTATTATAACACCTATCTGTGTTACAATTTGACGAAGAGAAACTGGAAGCAGTAAAGATCAGCTTCCAGTTTAACCGGGAGCTTTGACGCAAGCCCCGGAGTCCGTCAAAAAATTGGTCCTTTTCGGTAACGTCGTTGACATGTCATCGCATGTCTGATTTTAGACTAGTGTTCATATCAAGTCGAGTGCTTGATCTGCTCTAGATCTAGAATCTGGACATACCGTGGCAGAGAACCTTATAATCTATGTTGTTATTCGGGATATTACTGGTTCGTAAACCATGCTACCAAGTTCCTCTCAGTTCCCTAGGTCTTTAGCTTCCAAGTTTGAACATGCTTTAACACCTTAATGTGTTACTCCATTCCACGTGGCCAGCAGACGTGCAATTCAATCGATTGCTTGTGCCAGCCCATGGTGATCTTTTTCGGTGATTTCACCGCTCTTCGTCTTCGGCAAACATCCACCATCGTTGCCTCTCCAAATCTGGAATTCGGTCGAGTAACTGGTGGGTAGTCTCCATCCGACTGGCGGGAATCACgatgcagtgttaccatgtgggcgcgccctaaacataccacgtacggcatagtagtatatcacacaCAATTATGTCGAATCACAttctgaaaccggttcattgttTCGCATTTTGCAACCGGTTTCCGACAATTACTCGACAattgaagatggagaaaaaagcttagAACAAAACTTGTGggacgtgaaaaattacacaattctacccaatcacattttgaaactggttcattggttcacatttagcaaccggtttttgacaattaccAAAGTATTAGAgattaagaaaaaaacttgaaacaagaGTTGTAGggagtaaaaaattacacaattctgtctgtcacattttgaaaccggttcataggttcacatttagcaactgattttcaacaattgcttaaaaatcgaagatggagaaaaaagctaggaacaaaagttgtagggcgtgaaaaattacacaattataTCAAATCACATtctgaaaccagttcattataTTGCAACCAGTTTACAAAAtgtacccaaaaattgtagatagagaaaagcttgaaacaaaagtggtagggggtgaaaaattacacaatcaTGTCGAATCACATtctgaaactggttcattggttcacatttagcaACCGGGTTTTTGACAATTACCAAAGTAttagagatagagaaaaaaaacttgaaacaaaagttgtagggcgtaaaaaattacacaattctgtctatcacattttgaaaccggttcatagGTTCACATTTTAGCAACtggttttcaacaatttcttaaaaatccaAGATGGAGGGAAAAGCTTGTAACAAAAGTTGTAtcgcgtgaaaaattacacaattatgTCGAATCACAttctgaaaccggttcattggtgcGCACTGCGCATTAAGAAAACGGTTTTTGACAAttaactaaaaattgaagatcgagaaaaagcttgaaacaaaagttgtacaacgtgaaaaattgcaccatttttgcagatcagattttgaaactggttcattactaaccagttattgaaaattacctaaaaattgaagatagagaaaaaaacttgaaacgaaAGTTGTAGGGTATGAAAAATTAAGCAATTATGGCAAATCACGTTCTGAAACCAGTTTAATGGTTCCCattttgaaactagtttttGAGAATCgcgtaaaaattgaagattagaaaaaaagcttgaaacaaaagttgtagagcgtaaaaaattgcaccatttttgccaattggattttgaaatcggttcaccaatttgcaaccagttgtcaaaaattacataaaaattggagataaaaaaaaagcttgaaacaaaagttgcaaGGCGGAGAAagttacacaattctgtctactCGTACTCACATTTTGAAACTAGTTCGTTGGTTCACATTCAACAACCGGTTTCCATTACCTAAAACTTGAAGATAGAGggaaaagcttggaacaaaagttgtatggggtgaaaaattacacaattctgtaaaatcacattttgaaaccggttcattgattcGCATTTAGCTTCTGGTTTTtcttattcaccaaaaatttggaattagagaaaaaagcttgaaacgaaAGTTGAGGTGCAGGAAACATtaaaccatttttattgaacggatcttgaaaccggttcactaattcgcaaccagttatcgaaaattacctaaaaattggagatagagaaaaaagctttaAGCAAAAGTTGTAAGCcggtaaaaattacacaattccatctaatcacattttgaaagcagttcattggttcacattcagcaaccagttttcattacttgaaaattgaagatagagggaaaaacttgaaaaaagttgtaggacgtgaaaaattacacaattacgtctgatcacattttaaaaccggttcattggttcgcatttagcaaccggttattacctaaaaattgacgatagagaaaaaagcttgaaacaaaagttgtaggtcGTGAAAAATTTCCTACACAATTCTGTccgatcacattttgaaaccggttcattagttTGCATTTAGAAACTGGTTTTTGACAATTaagtacctaaaaattgaagatggagaaaaaaaacttgaaacaattCTGGCcaatcggattttgaaaccggaaAGATGTGAAAATATgctccaaaaaaagtgaaacgcGCATGAGATACGTAATAATATTATGTGAAAACCACCAGAAAATgcgaaaatatgcaaaatgaaaTGAGGCTCGAAATGCAGGGATTTTTTTCCTGGAACGAAAAACTATTTCTTCACTTTTGTATGTAATCGAACATCACGCGAAAATATTTCACTGGCATATTGTACTGGGCTCTACAATGACATTCGGatgtatcacaaaaaaaaattggcggaTTCTGATCCGCAGAGATCTTTATTTTGGGTTGAAAGTGACCCTCAAAAATTACATATTCGTAAGTGCTCCTGGAGGGGAGATTTGGGTTCTCAAAGAGAAGGCGTGGTCGTGGTCGTAAGGgtaagcggtaggcctgttggcctgtctgctacgGTGTGGAACCGGTTGAGGATGAGCCTTTAGGTgtcagtgagtttcctccttggtctccctctgcatcttttccccgttggtgtaaattggaggacctgtttcggtgatcttgtttcctccatccttttgacatgatttctccaatctttcctatactgttttatcttcttcatgactggcttcactccgagatctgctgttattttctcagatggaactctgtctctgagagtcacccctgccgttctcctcatgaacttcatctctgctgccgttattcttcttttatcagatttcttcagtgcccatacctcgcttccataagtcatcattggtattgctagggtattgtacaccttcaatcttgtttcttttcgcaccttactgcttctcagggtcctatttatcagtcctgtgactctcaggaactttgcaatcttttcACCAatatctacttctccctggtatgatatcatgtttcccaggtattgttcaatgatttttccattaattacaatcttgcttcttactggttctttattttcgaaaaaaatcatgatttttttcgctcctgtcgctacaaaacctgttttgagaaaaaaggacCCAATCTCAAATGAAACTAAGCTACATACGTTAACATCTGATTTCGAATTACGAGTATattcattcaagttttcaaaggtaggaagttgaaattttcaattgaaactcaaatttcaatcaatcaacatccattttaattacttattctATAAGAAAATTTCCATGAATTATTTTGCCAGATTTTTCATCATGTTTgaaagcatcaaaaaacataGGGCCAAAATGATCAACAAACATGACTGAAAATTAAAGAGCTAATTGGGATGTTTTTAACTGGATAAACACGCGGATatattcattaaatttgatTAGAGTTTGATACAAAGTCATTGCCTATAATTACGGAAGTTAGAGCATATAAATTACAACGAGCGATATCTCAAAACTTCACTCAAATTATAAGTATTCAGATAAAGAATTATTTTCCTCAGATCTCTACGGGTTTTAATATTTCAGATTCGTTTGATAGATCCCAAGTTCACAATTTTGATTAATACCTAAGCAATTTTTgtcttacttgaaaaaaaaaaaaatattctgatttCTTGTTTCCcctgttgaaacaaaaatgaatccTTTCTATCTTACTTGGATGGTATTTTTCACCCTCTATTGCAGCAGTCAGGTAAGTACGTTTAATTTATGAACCTTTTTACCTTATGCATCAACATCAACGAAGAAGCTGGCGGCACCACAACTTCCTATGAACCACGCAATGAAATTGATTGATTAattgattgatttgaaaatgtaaatttctttCAGAGTGATCCCTTGGGGCCTGTATTAAATGGAACTGATTCTGAACACAGGATACGATGCGATACGTATTCTCCAGTTCACGAAATAAACTATATATGGACGATTCGTCAGTTCAGTCATCACGAGGCACTCAACACTAGTGAGATTTTATCGCCCAAGTTATACGCACTTACAACTGATAAATACGAATGGTACATCCAATTTAGACCTAACTGCATTGATGGGGGAAATGAAGTGATCAGTGTATATGTTAGGTTATTCAGCGGAAGCATAATCCGAGAAGCGTTAGTATACTTGAGTATTTCAATCATAAATCACAAGGAAGAAACGTTATTAAAGCGAAGTTCGCCACAAACGCGATTAGTGTCAGCAGGAGAAGGTCGGGGATGGAGGCCCTACTgtaaaaaagatgaatttttcagacATCATTTACTGCAAAATAACACATTGACCCTGTTAATCAACATAAGATGGCTTGAATCTCAGCTATGTAATAACGTTTCCCACGAACGCAATCCATCAGCGACTCCCATACAAGAAACTACTAATTTTTTGCAGAGTGAACCTTCAAAAAATGCTGATTCTGAATACATGATTCGATGCGATACATTCATGCAATTCcacgaaataaaatatttatggaCTATTCGTCAGTTCAGTCATCACGAGACGCTCAACACTAGTGAGATTTTATCGCCCAAGTTACGCGCACCCACGACAAACGAATATGAATGGGATATCAAAATTGACCCTAATCACATACACGAAAGAAATAAAACGATCGCTGTGTACGTTTTTTTATCTGGCGGTAGTACAGTCAGAGAAACAGCAGAAAATTTCTGCGTATCGATTATAAATCATAAGAAAGAAAcgttattttataaaaatcaaaccatAATAAAACACCAAGCCGGAACCGGTCACGGCTGGTATGGCTACTGCAacaaagatgattttttcaggAATCATTTGCTGCAAAATGACACATTGATGCTGTTGATCAACATAAAATGGCTTTCTCAACATTGCAATAACGTTTCCCACGAACGCGAAATTCCACCGCCGACTCCCTCACACGAAACCACCACTATCCTACTCAATAGTTCAGATCATTTTAAATCGCCGCAAGAAAATCCGAAATTCGCAAATGTACTTACAACGAATGATAGTGATTTTCAATCAACGCTCGAAACTCTAAAACACTCCGACGTAGTGTTCACAACGAATGGTAGCAATTATCCAGCTCATAAAGCTATTTTAGCCGCACGCAGTCCAATTTTCGCCGCCATGTTTCAACGTAAAGATGCGaaaggaggaaaaaataaaacaattcgaATAAACGTTAAACAAATGAATGAAGAAGTACTTCGTGCTATGCTTCGATACATTTATACCGGAAAGTGTGAAAATTTAGGTAAACTGGCGGATAAATTGTTTGTAGCTGCTGCGAAATATGGTTTGGACGGATTGAGACAAATTTGCGAGCAAAAACTATGTGAGACTTTGTCAGCAGAGAAGGCAGAAGACATGTTTGTATTTGCGAAGAAACACCAcgccaacgaattgaaatcCAAAGCCGTCGAATTTTTAACCAGCAGATCTATTCAAAAGTCGAATACAACGAACTAGGAAATCGTTAGTTCATGGTTGATCGAGTGGCTCAGCTATAGATAACAGCAGTTTGGGCAAATGCCTCATGATATCGTCCATCCGGCACATCCGCATAGATAAATCAATCAACATTGTATTTCATAACCAGGTACATATTAATTAACTTGTAAATCTCTTAATGTTATGTCtggttttcaaaatgtattcaatAAACAAAGTTGTATAATTAAATATACTTAGATATTCTGATCAATGATTTCGTAGGTGATTATATTATTCGAGACATGTTTACTTCATTAAAATCATCACACATAGAGCTCGGTATAATaatgtacttatacctacagtatgacacaaaagtagtgacCAGTGGCTTTAATTTCCAAGTGGCAAGAACATTGGAAAGAACTGGCGAaaatgaatgaagcggcgttaaGCAGCGAAAAAAGAGGACTTTCAAAGACGCGACCTTGAAAATCCCAGTCTCAAGCTTAGAGTGTCCACAAATTGATAAACAggtttgttcaaaaaattaaaccgGTTTTCACAgacgcaatgtattctacacactaagacGACAAAAACgcaacatgaattttttgaaaccggttcattaatttgcaaccagttatcaaaaaatacccaaaaattgtagatagagagaAAAGCTTGCAACAAAAGtcgtagggcgtgaaaaattacacaattctgcgaaattacattttgaaaccggtttattagTTTGCATTCAGCAaccggtttttgacaatcacctttAAATTGAAGATAGCtggaaaaaagcttgaaacaataGTTGTGGAgcgagaaaaattgaaccattttctctgatcggattttgaaaccggttcactaatctgcaaccagtttttgaaaattacctaaaaatcggagatagagaaaaaaatctaggaACAAAAGTAAAAGggcgtaaaaaattacacaattctgtcaaatcacattttgaaaccggttcattggttcgcatttagaaACCGGTTTTCAACAAttatctgaaaattgaagatagagaaaaaagcttggaacaaaagttgtaaggcgtgaaaaattacacaattctgtccaatcatattttgaaaccagttaTTAATTGATTCGCATTTAGCAACTGGCTTTTGAccattacctaaaaattgaagatggagaaaaaattttgaaacaaaagttgtagatgGAGAGAAAAGCGTGAAACAAAAAATGCagggtgtgaaaaattacacaattctgccaaatcacattttgaaaccggttcatcgaTTCACATTTAGCAActggtttttgacaatcacttaAAATTTATTTGGTGATGGGGAAAAAACTGGAAACGAAAGTtgtggagcgtgaaaaatttaaccatttttgcAGATCTGactttgaaaccggttcactaatctgcaaccagttatcaaaaattacctaaaaattgaagataaagaATTAAGCTtgcaacaaaagttgtagagcataaaaaattacattctgtCTAATCGTATTtttaaaccggttcattggttccaATTTAGCAACTGGTTTTTgacaattacctaaaaattgaatatggagaaaaaagtttgaaacaaaagttgtagatgGAGAGAAAAGCGTGAAACAAAAAATGCAGGGTGTgataaattacacaattctgccgaatgacattttgaaaccggtttatttgttcacatttagcaactggtttttgacaatcacttgaaaattggtgatggggaaaaaacttgaaacagaagttgtagagcgtgaaaaatagaacaatttttgcatattggattttgaaaccagttcactaatctgcaaccagttatcaaaaattacctaaaaattgaatatgaagaaaaaagcttacaacaaaagttgtagggcgtgaaaaattacataattctgtctaatcgtatttttaaaccggttcattggttccaAGTTAGGAACTGGTTTTTGACAATTACATACTTAAAAATcaaagatggagaaaaaagcttggaaagaagttgtagggcgtgaaaaattacacaattttgtctAGTTGCGtttcgaaaccggttcattggttcacatttCGCAACCGGTTTTtaattacttaaaaattgaagatggagaaaaaagcttggaacaaaagttgtaaggAGGGGAAAATCACACAATTCTGCCCaaccacattttgaaaccggttattcattggttcgcatttagcaactggtttttgacaattacctaaaaattgaagatggagaaaaaagctcaaaacaaaagttgtgaagcgtgaaaaattcaaccaattttgcagatcggattttgaaaccggttcactaatttgcaaccagttatcaaaaattacctaagaattggagatggagaaaaaacctcaaaacaaaagttgtgaggcgtaaaaaattacacaattttgtctATTCGCAttctgaaaccggttcattggttcgcatttcgcaaccggtttttgacaattatctaaaaattaaaGGTAtggaaaaaagcttgaaacaaaagctgTAGTCTaagggtgaaaaattgaactattttcgccAATAAAAAAGTCGCCGGATTCTGATCATATCCAGCAATAGATCTTCATGTTGGGTTGAAAgtaaccctaaaaaaattatagatccGTAGGTGATGTTGGAGGAAAGATTTGTGCTCTCAAAGAGAGGGCAtgattttttcgctcctgttgctacacaacctgttttgagaaaaatggctcAATCTCAAATTAAActacataaatgtacatatttgacATTCTGTATCGATCTACGCTATTGTCATCGAAATCCAATAtcatttttagggttctactcagtgattgaaaatttgtaaattaggtacttatttgtcgataaatttgtattttgaaaattgttcaaggCAAATACATACTATGTACTTCCCATTAATTATggcaaaatatcgaaagatatcatttttgtaactgaggaaatattttggaacgcagtggtgccaatttttagatgattttacATAtgtccaatttcaaaaaattaaaaatatatttattggtTCAAATTCACGAAGGTATTCGTAGTttactttgagttgaaagtgtCCCATTAAAAATTAGAGCCCCCAAGGTGCAAGGGGCTGAAGCCAGGGGCCCTCAACAacgtgatattttttccaaaatgcagaaacaattttctacaaacgaaaatttaaaacgtttgaatttttatacgaaCAAAAACCATAAGAGCTAAAAGATCGACAAAAACATCACATGATAATCTATAATAATTAGGATTTTTCTCAACTCCATCTCACAAAGTAGGTACCATAGTTATTTATTTGATTCTCGAGTAATCCAGAGCCATTGCCACATTACGGATGTTAACGcttaatttcaacaatttaatgatatttcaaaacttcattcaaattataaaaattagatAAGATTTACTTTCATTTCACAGACTTCTAGCTTAAGATTCTGATCACAGCCCAGAGTTTCGGTACATCAATATTCTTGGTACAAATACTTGAAAATAACTTCATTGTGATAGgc
This region of Planococcus citri chromosome 5, ihPlaCitr1.1, whole genome shotgun sequence genomic DNA includes:
- the LOC135848807 gene encoding speckle-type POZ protein B-like, yielding MNPFYLTWMVFFTLYCSSQSDPLGPVLNGTDSEHRIRCDTYSPVHEINYIWTIRQFSHHEALNTSEILSPKLYALTTDKYEWYIQFRPNCIDGGNEVISVYVRLFSGSIIREALVYLSISIINHKEETLLKRSSPQTRLVSAGEGRGWRPYCKKDEFFRHHLLQNNTLTLLINIRWLESQLCNNVSHERNPSATPIQETTNFLQSEPSKNADSEYMIRCDTFMQFHEIKYLWTIRQFSHHETLNTSEILSPKLRAPTTNEYEWDIKIDPNHIHERNKTIAVYVFLSGGSTVRETAENFCVSIINHKKETLFYKNQTIIKHQAGTGHGWYGYCNKDDFFRNHLLQNDTLMLLINIKWLSQHCNNVSHEREIPPPTPSHETTTILLNSSDHFKSPQENPKFANVLTTNDSDFQSTLETLKHSDVVFTTNGSNYPAHKAILAARSPIFAAMFQRKDAKGGKNKTIRINVKQMNEEVLRAMLRYIYTGKCENLGKLADKLFVAAAKYGLDGLRQICEQKLCETLSAEKAEDMFVFAKKHHANELKSKAVEFLTSRSIQKSNTTN